A window of the Agrococcus jejuensis genome harbors these coding sequences:
- a CDS encoding Ig-like domain-containing protein, with protein MSRATRIGGIALGGALAVAVVTAATLWQGNAALDPQLDASSVWVANASADLVGVVNTQTDQLESIVAPGGAASEVVQGSGGVLVVDRAASVVRAIDPSTLERGPAVLVPAGSDVQLAGSAVSIVSPSSGDVWVTDVDAVRGGEELGEPVVQLGRGAVAALTSTVLFAASPGLGRVLEIDVATGETTASSEAPMSPDQPSLQLTAVGSRWVLLDATSNVLSSNGWQTRLTSQGGALQLPGPASGRVLIATEQGIEARELGVETVENVVSGLSGTPSRPLVRDGCAYGAWSSGMAWRGCGTDDVALDLQGVGSGAQLALAARGDAVVLADASSGDAWTITRDGALVDDWSLPTPPEVAPGGEEPEDPGAGDDDPEQLPPTANDDELGARPGRVVLLPVLENDVDPNGDVLTVVDVQGDPAASIAPDGRSIRLALPADATGEVALTYRIFDGAGGEDVATATVTVRTAEEDDPPSPQRSVQLEIAPGETVVANAFDHWIDPDGDALVLVEASSDAGDVVRFRADGRIEITDGGAGTVRDLAIAVSDGTTTVRGTIGLVPVETPPLVAGTVTATTRMGQTTTLEPLLSARGGASLALHNVNGPAGIVSASYVDDTIAVTPDAVGTTTFTYVVSDGAETATGQVRVQALPAVDASTPPQPTQHAVGVLVGGTIEVPVADLDVDPAGGVLVVTGARTDADAVRVDVVDQDRVRIELVGPLDDAATVRYGIANGVSSAEGTIDVVERDDAMQAPIARDDAVRVRPGGAVDVPVLANDEHPDGAELTLVPTLLEPAAAGLAFVDGDRLRFVAPDEPGEVSVTYEVRGPDGQSAFATVRIVVADSDAATNVAPSPPTVDARVVAGETVDIPIDLTTADPNGDGVALVGLATPASLGSVTIVDGGTLRYEAGGYSAGTETLAYVVADDLGAQAQGTVRIGVAAPDGAVSPPVAEPDLVTMRPDTTQTVDVLANDLDPAGLALDVVGADAQGAIGARVEDGEVLVTAGADEGEFGVVVTIESSRGAQAVGWLRVVVDADAEPPAPRAQDVRVPVTSILDREEIAVDPMDAVTIADGAVDELEVTLPLDVAGAALAADGSIRVDVAPRTRIVPYTVTRADTGASASALVVVPGTEDALPQLRPDAPPIVVASGETIEIDIDDYVVAVDGDPVMLTDASSVRAEHSDDGQPVVDSQTLRFTSAPGFFGFASIAFEVTDGDSPNDPEGRVAPIVLPITVEPGEGLPGRVLGTTLQLEQSGSRQLDLTRITTAPDPAAVVDFTWSLGPVPDGFTASVTGSVLTVEATGAAVGDVGDLEVSVSGPNGDGVPGTLRLATISSTRPLAQPQPDRLEVVRGGSASIDVLANDEATNPFPETPLVLSAIDQSGVPLGVALQRDPGSSTITIQASDLAQVGTTTVRYQVLDETGDPRRAVWSTLTIVVHDVPDRPAPPQQATDVHVDGGLVVRITPPGDGNSPITGYTLLGPDGYRHDCGPATTCTITDLPVGLDVRLQVVARNAVGESERSSPSEPMHADRLPAPVTGVTTSPTTTAGTTVVRWQAATVPAGATGITGYLVRVQGPGVDVVQRLDASARESTVSGLQAGQAYRVDVAATNDAGVGDGAWRYSTPLDFTAVGPPGQTTVLLTGYDQAAARATVTWAAPSTGGAALRYRITTVPAGQQPPTCAPGGGGSADTSGTARVDANARVQVVVIADNGWFCSSSTSQVVYGVPDAPAASSVSITTSQAGGRAALDLAVTSSAPASGLQMQVRVVGSGLTSAWTAVAQPTTAAPMFLTPDPVAVTYGQEYRVEARQCASNGGSLTCSSATTVGTRTPLTLAASMQQGQMCRYGEELLLVAPANAGAFEDRVLVSFRTGSQWSDPVAYEPGTPVEFGVQEVRVIGEVASTALIGPDPVRHANPPAYGCQI; from the coding sequence CGCTCGAGCGCGGGCCCGCCGTGCTCGTGCCCGCCGGGTCGGACGTGCAGCTCGCGGGCTCGGCCGTGTCGATCGTGTCGCCGTCGAGCGGCGACGTGTGGGTGACCGACGTCGACGCCGTGCGCGGCGGCGAGGAGCTGGGCGAGCCCGTCGTGCAGCTGGGACGCGGCGCCGTCGCCGCCCTCACCTCGACGGTGCTGTTCGCGGCGTCGCCCGGCCTCGGGCGCGTGCTCGAGATCGACGTCGCGACGGGCGAGACGACGGCGTCGTCGGAGGCGCCGATGTCGCCCGACCAGCCGAGCCTGCAGCTCACGGCCGTCGGCTCGCGCTGGGTGCTGCTCGATGCGACGTCGAACGTGCTCTCGAGCAACGGATGGCAGACGCGGCTGACGTCGCAGGGCGGGGCGCTGCAGCTGCCCGGGCCCGCATCCGGTCGCGTGCTCATCGCGACCGAGCAGGGCATCGAGGCGCGCGAGCTCGGCGTCGAGACCGTCGAGAACGTCGTCTCGGGGCTCTCGGGCACGCCGTCGCGGCCGCTCGTGCGCGACGGCTGCGCGTACGGCGCGTGGTCGTCGGGCATGGCGTGGCGCGGCTGCGGCACCGACGACGTCGCGCTCGACCTGCAGGGCGTCGGCTCGGGCGCGCAGCTCGCGCTCGCGGCCCGCGGCGACGCCGTCGTGCTCGCCGACGCGTCATCGGGCGACGCGTGGACGATCACGCGCGATGGCGCGCTCGTCGACGACTGGTCGCTGCCGACGCCGCCCGAGGTCGCGCCTGGCGGCGAGGAGCCCGAGGATCCGGGCGCGGGCGACGACGACCCCGAGCAGCTGCCCCCGACGGCGAACGACGACGAGCTCGGCGCCCGCCCCGGCCGCGTCGTGCTGCTGCCCGTGCTCGAGAACGACGTCGACCCGAACGGCGACGTGCTCACGGTCGTCGACGTGCAGGGCGATCCCGCCGCATCCATCGCGCCCGACGGCCGCAGCATCCGCCTCGCGCTGCCCGCGGATGCGACGGGCGAGGTCGCGCTGACGTACCGCATCTTTGACGGCGCGGGCGGCGAGGACGTCGCGACGGCAACCGTCACGGTGCGCACGGCAGAGGAGGACGACCCGCCGTCGCCGCAGCGCTCGGTGCAGCTCGAGATCGCGCCGGGCGAGACCGTCGTCGCGAACGCGTTCGACCACTGGATCGACCCCGACGGCGACGCGCTCGTGCTCGTGGAGGCGTCGAGCGACGCCGGCGACGTCGTGCGGTTCCGCGCCGACGGCCGCATCGAGATCACCGACGGCGGCGCCGGCACGGTGCGCGACCTCGCGATCGCCGTCTCCGACGGCACGACGACCGTGCGCGGCACCATCGGCCTCGTGCCGGTCGAGACGCCGCCGCTCGTCGCGGGCACCGTCACGGCGACGACGCGCATGGGGCAGACGACGACGCTCGAGCCGCTGCTCTCGGCCCGCGGTGGCGCGTCGCTCGCGCTGCACAACGTCAACGGCCCCGCCGGCATCGTCTCGGCGAGCTACGTCGACGACACCATCGCCGTGACGCCCGACGCCGTCGGCACCACGACGTTCACGTACGTCGTGAGCGACGGCGCCGAGACCGCGACGGGGCAGGTGCGCGTGCAGGCGCTGCCGGCCGTCGACGCCTCGACGCCGCCGCAGCCGACGCAGCACGCGGTCGGCGTGCTCGTGGGGGGCACGATCGAGGTGCCGGTCGCCGACCTCGACGTCGACCCCGCCGGCGGCGTGCTCGTCGTGACCGGTGCGCGCACCGACGCGGATGCCGTGCGGGTCGACGTCGTCGACCAGGATCGCGTGCGCATCGAGCTCGTCGGCCCGCTCGACGACGCCGCGACCGTGCGCTACGGCATCGCGAACGGCGTCTCGTCGGCGGAGGGCACCATCGACGTCGTCGAGCGCGACGACGCGATGCAGGCGCCCATCGCCCGCGACGACGCCGTGCGCGTGCGACCGGGCGGCGCCGTCGACGTGCCCGTGCTCGCGAACGACGAGCATCCCGACGGCGCCGAGCTGACGCTCGTGCCGACGCTGCTCGAGCCGGCCGCCGCGGGGCTCGCGTTCGTCGACGGCGACCGGCTGCGCTTCGTCGCCCCCGACGAGCCCGGCGAGGTCTCGGTGACGTACGAGGTGCGCGGCCCCGACGGGCAGAGCGCGTTCGCGACCGTGCGCATCGTCGTCGCCGACTCCGACGCGGCGACGAACGTCGCGCCCTCGCCGCCGACGGTCGACGCGCGCGTCGTCGCGGGCGAGACCGTCGACATCCCCATCGACCTCACGACCGCCGACCCCAACGGCGACGGCGTCGCGCTCGTGGGCCTCGCGACGCCCGCGAGCCTCGGCAGCGTCACGATCGTCGACGGCGGCACGCTGCGCTACGAGGCCGGCGGCTACTCGGCGGGCACCGAGACGCTCGCGTACGTCGTCGCCGACGACCTCGGCGCGCAGGCGCAGGGCACGGTGCGCATCGGCGTCGCGGCACCCGACGGCGCCGTCTCGCCGCCGGTCGCCGAGCCCGACCTCGTCACGATGCGGCCGGACACGACGCAGACGGTCGACGTTCTCGCGAACGACCTCGATCCGGCCGGCCTCGCGCTCGACGTCGTGGGTGCCGACGCGCAGGGCGCGATCGGGGCACGCGTCGAGGACGGCGAGGTGCTCGTGACCGCCGGCGCCGACGAGGGCGAGTTCGGCGTCGTCGTGACGATCGAGTCGTCGCGCGGCGCGCAGGCCGTCGGCTGGCTGCGCGTCGTCGTCGACGCCGACGCCGAGCCTCCCGCGCCGCGCGCGCAGGACGTGCGGGTGCCCGTGACGTCGATCCTCGATCGCGAGGAGATCGCGGTCGACCCCATGGATGCCGTGACGATCGCCGACGGCGCCGTCGACGAGCTCGAGGTCACGCTGCCGCTCGACGTCGCCGGCGCCGCGCTCGCGGCCGACGGCTCGATCCGCGTCGACGTCGCGCCGCGGACGCGCATCGTGCCGTACACGGTGACGCGCGCCGACACGGGCGCGTCGGCGTCGGCGCTCGTCGTCGTGCCGGGCACGGAGGATGCGCTGCCGCAGCTGCGACCCGACGCGCCGCCGATCGTCGTCGCCTCCGGCGAGACCATCGAGATCGACATCGACGACTACGTCGTCGCGGTCGACGGCGACCCGGTGATGCTCACGGATGCGTCGAGCGTGCGCGCCGAGCATTCCGACGACGGCCAGCCGGTCGTCGACTCGCAGACGCTGCGCTTCACGTCGGCGCCCGGCTTCTTCGGCTTCGCGAGCATCGCGTTCGAGGTCACCGACGGCGACTCGCCGAACGATCCCGAGGGCCGCGTCGCGCCCATCGTGCTGCCGATCACGGTCGAGCCGGGGGAGGGCCTGCCCGGCCGCGTGCTCGGCACGACGCTGCAGCTCGAGCAGAGCGGGTCGCGGCAGCTCGACCTCACGCGCATCACGACGGCACCCGATCCGGCCGCCGTCGTCGACTTCACGTGGTCGCTCGGCCCCGTGCCCGACGGCTTCACGGCATCCGTCACGGGCTCGGTGCTCACGGTCGAGGCGACCGGCGCGGCCGTCGGCGACGTGGGCGACCTCGAGGTCTCGGTGTCGGGGCCGAACGGCGACGGCGTGCCCGGCACGCTGCGGCTCGCGACGATCTCGTCGACGAGGCCGCTCGCGCAGCCGCAGCCCGACAGGCTCGAGGTCGTCCGCGGCGGCTCGGCGAGCATCGACGTGCTCGCGAACGACGAGGCCACGAACCCGTTCCCCGAGACGCCGCTCGTGCTCTCGGCCATCGACCAGTCGGGCGTGCCGCTCGGGGTGGCGCTGCAGCGCGACCCCGGCTCGAGCACCATCACGATCCAGGCGTCGGACCTCGCGCAGGTCGGCACCACGACGGTGCGGTACCAGGTGCTCGACGAGACGGGGGATCCGCGCCGTGCGGTCTGGAGCACCCTCACGATCGTCGTGCACGACGTGCCCGATCGGCCGGCGCCGCCGCAGCAGGCGACCGACGTGCACGTCGACGGCGGCCTCGTCGTGCGCATCACGCCACCCGGCGACGGCAACAGCCCCATCACGGGCTACACGCTGCTCGGCCCCGACGGCTACCGGCACGACTGCGGCCCCGCGACGACGTGCACGATCACCGACCTGCCCGTCGGCCTCGACGTGCGGCTGCAGGTCGTCGCCCGCAACGCCGTGGGCGAGAGCGAGCGGTCGTCGCCCTCCGAGCCCATGCACGCCGACCGCCTGCCGGCGCCGGTGACGGGCGTGACGACGTCGCCGACGACGACGGCCGGCACGACGGTCGTGCGCTGGCAGGCGGCGACGGTGCCTGCGGGCGCGACGGGCATCACGGGCTACCTCGTGCGCGTGCAGGGCCCCGGCGTCGACGTCGTGCAGCGCCTCGACGCCTCCGCCCGCGAGTCGACGGTGTCGGGCCTGCAGGCAGGTCAGGCGTACCGCGTCGACGTGGCGGCGACGAACGACGCCGGCGTCGGCGACGGCGCCTGGCGGTACTCGACGCCCCTCGACTTCACGGCGGTCGGCCCTCCCGGGCAGACGACGGTGCTGCTGACGGGCTACGACCAGGCGGCCGCGCGCGCCACCGTGACGTGGGCCGCCCCCTCGACGGGCGGCGCGGCGCTGCGCTACCGCATCACGACCGTGCCCGCCGGTCAGCAGCCGCCGACGTGCGCGCCCGGCGGTGGCGGCTCCGCCGACACGTCGGGCACCGCGCGCGTCGACGCGAACGCGCGCGTGCAGGTCGTCGTGATCGCCGACAACGGCTGGTTCTGCTCGTCGTCGACGAGCCAGGTCGTCTACGGCGTGCCCGACGCGCCTGCGGCGTCGAGCGTGAGCATCACGACGAGCCAGGCCGGCGGTCGAGCTGCGCTCGACCTTGCCGTGACGAGCTCGGCCCCGGCGTCGGGCCTCCAGATGCAGGTGCGGGTCGTCGGCTCCGGGCTGACGAGCGCATGGACGGCCGTCGCGCAGCCGACGACGGCTGCCCCGATGTTCCTCACTCCTGACCCCGTCGCCGTCACCTACGGCCAGGAGTACCGGGTCGAGGCTCGGCAGTGCGCATCGAATGGTGGTTCGCTCACGTGCAGCAGTGCGACGACCGTCGGCACCCGGACGCCTCTGACGCTTGCGGCCTCGATGCAGCAGGGTCAGATGTGCCGCTATGGCGAGGAGCTCCTGCTCGTGGCGCCAGCCAATGCGGGGGCGTTCGAGGACCGGGTGCTGGTCTCGTTCCGAACGGGGAGCCAGTGGAGCGATCCCGTCGCGTACGAGCCGGGCACGCCCGTGGAGTTCGGCGTCCAAGAGGTTCGCGTCATCGGCGAGGTAGCCTCGACAGCGCTGATCGGACCGGACCCAGTTCGTCACGCCAACCCGCCCGCCTACGGCTGCCAGATCTAG